One window from the genome of Candidatus Chlorohelix allophototropha encodes:
- a CDS encoding transposase, which yields MNLNTLKEFRHEIYDCFEYASDALFNLADALMTESQAQSVLELTLSPNFERKWPSLYEALQMGQVNQTRFEQTMVRYAPHPFDGERLVLAVDATNIERPFSTTSADRGWLYKHNLPNCDKPVTVGWQFSTVVVVPAQTSSHTYIVSNRRIKTSQTPAEVASQQLSELRPYFAERPLNLGDRYYPTKAFIQNSSKDYDLLLRLKSNRVFYRKVVRDEQKRGRGAPAKHGARFQCNDPNTHGLPQRVWVGTDENGHKLVVSAWTELHLREAPELALSIIRIQREAASGKTHDPLESWYVWSGQTELDLTQVWSYYKRRYSIEHGYRFDKQDLLWEKPRLRYPSQFELWTAIVSLVHDELQIAQGLGLEVLRPWENSQRQPSPQQIRRGLSGIIVQLGSPAKASKVRGNGKGRAVGTKVRPATRYKVVKKGFSTSNLTNIRC from the coding sequence ATGAACCTTAACACACTTAAAGAATTTCGGCACGAAATCTATGACTGCTTTGAATACGCCAGTGACGCATTGTTTAATCTGGCGGATGCCCTTATGACAGAAAGCCAGGCTCAATCGGTACTGGAACTGACCCTTTCGCCCAATTTTGAGCGAAAATGGCCCAGTTTGTATGAGGCTTTGCAAATGGGTCAAGTTAACCAAACTCGCTTCGAGCAAACCATGGTGCGCTACGCCCCTCATCCCTTCGATGGTGAAAGATTGGTACTGGCAGTGGATGCTACCAATATCGAGCGACCCTTTAGCACTACATCTGCAGATCGTGGCTGGCTTTACAAACACAATCTGCCCAATTGTGATAAGCCCGTGACCGTGGGTTGGCAATTCTCGACCGTGGTGGTGGTGCCGGCTCAAACCAGTAGCCATACATACATTGTCTCCAACCGCAGGATCAAAACCAGTCAAACACCAGCAGAGGTAGCCAGCCAGCAACTGAGCGAATTGCGCCCATATTTTGCTGAAAGACCGCTCAATCTGGGAGACCGGTACTACCCCACCAAAGCATTTATTCAAAATAGCAGTAAGGACTATGACTTGCTGCTGCGGCTCAAGTCTAACCGAGTATTCTATCGAAAAGTGGTGAGAGATGAGCAGAAACGAGGTCGCGGCGCTCCCGCTAAACACGGTGCTCGTTTCCAATGTAATGATCCCAATACGCACGGTTTGCCGCAGCGAGTGTGGGTTGGGACGGACGAAAATGGACACAAACTGGTAGTAAGCGCATGGACTGAGCTGCATTTGAGGGAAGCACCTGAACTGGCACTGAGCATAATCCGAATACAGCGTGAGGCAGCCAGTGGTAAAACCCATGACCCTCTGGAAAGTTGGTATGTGTGGTCGGGTCAAACTGAGCTTGACCTGACGCAAGTCTGGTCGTATTACAAGAGGCGTTACTCGATAGAACACGGCTATCGTTTTGACAAACAAGATTTGTTGTGGGAAAAACCACGCTTGCGCTATCCGAGCCAGTTTGAGTTGTGGACGGCGATAGTCAGTTTGGTACACGACGAATTGCAAATCGCTCAAGGCTTGGGCTTGGAAGTGTTGCGACCTTGGGAAAATAGTCAACGACAGCCAAGCCCTCAGCAAATTCGACGAGGCTTGTCCGGAATAATTGTGCAGTTGGGCAGTCCGGCCAAAGCCAGCAAAGTGCGAGGAAATGGGAAGGGTCGAGCGGTTGGCACCAAAGTAAGACCGGCTACCCGCTATAAGGTGGTCAAAAAGGGGTTTTCTACCTCTAATTTGACGAATATTCGCTGTTAA
- the bchF gene encoding 2-vinyl bacteriochlorophyllide hydratase → MSRYSAEQMERKAKSKWTIVQYIGAPIQVLILFISLGFVIYTLTTDKLFDVTNFTIIFKTAFLYFMFITGMFWEKEVIGAYYLSREFFWEDVVSTIVLILHTLYVMALVTGVDHKALLILILVAYFTVLVNAIQYIIKALKNRANKQSVPALAQD, encoded by the coding sequence ATGAGTCGTTATTCTGCCGAACAAATGGAACGCAAAGCTAAAAGCAAATGGACTATTGTGCAGTATATCGGTGCGCCGATACAGGTGTTGATACTTTTCATCAGCTTGGGATTTGTAATCTATACGCTCACTACCGATAAACTGTTTGATGTAACCAACTTTACCATTATCTTCAAAACTGCATTCCTGTATTTCATGTTCATAACCGGAATGTTCTGGGAGAAAGAAGTTATTGGGGCTTACTACCTATCCCGCGAGTTTTTCTGGGAAGATGTAGTATCAACCATTGTTCTTATATTGCATACTCTTTATGTAATGGCGCTAGTAACTGGTGTAGATCACAAGGCTCTGTTGATACTGATATTGGTCGCCTACTTTACAGTGCTGGTTAACGCTATTCAGTATATTATTAAAGCCCTGAAGAATCGGGCTAACAAGCAAAGCGTTCCGGCATTAGCGCAAGACTGA